One Piscinibacter lacus genomic window, TCCATGCCATAGGTGAACTCCCAGTGGCCGGTCATCACGTCCACGCCGAGCAGCTTGCAGGCGTCGACCATGTCCTGCGCATTGGTCCACAGGCTGGTGGCGCTGCCCTGCCAGGTGTCGCCGCCGTCCAGCAGCAGCGCGCCCGGGCGGCTGGCCTTCATCTGCTTGACCAGGGTGGCCAGGTGCGCAAAGCCGCCGACCGGGCCATAGAGCTTGGCGGCCTGCTCGAAATCGGGGAAGGCAAGGGCATGGGCCTCGGCCGTGCCGGGCCGCACCTTGGCCAGCTTGAGCAGATGCTCACCGACCAGGTGGGGCACCTGGCCGCGCATGCCGGCCACGCCCAGGTTCACGCTCGGCTCGCGGAAGTAGATCGGCATCAACTGCGCATGGCAGTCGGTCATGTGCAGGAAGGACACCGCGCCCGGCCCCTTGAAGGCCGGCGGCAGGTCGTAGAGCGAGCCGGCTGCCGCACCCGCCGAGGCGTGACGGGCCAGCGGCAGGCCGGCGGCAGCCGCCAGGCCGAGCAGACGGACGAATTCGCGTTTGGAGAGGTTCATGGCAGCAGCCTGACGCCCCGGGGGGCGCGCAAATAAAAAGGGGGCCGGGAAGGCCCCAATCACGAGGGAGACGGGGGCGACGCCGCAGCCGGCCTGGGGCCGGCCGCGTCAGCGCTTCACTGGTTGACCGGGGACTTCGGGTCCAGCAGCAGCGCCATCACATGCTTGATCTGCTGCTCGTCGAGGATGCCCGCATGGCCCGCCCGCGGCATGGCCGAGCAGGCGTTGTAGGCCTTCGCATTCCAGAGCTTGCCCCAGGTGTATTCGACGATGGCCTTGGACGCCGGATCGGCCGGATCCGCCACGCCGCGCAGCTTGCCGTACTGGTAGAGGCTGGGGCCGATGGTGCCGAAGGACAGCTCGGCCTTGCTGATCTGGTGGCAGTTGTAGCAATTGCCGCCATTGGCCGAGCCGGCCTTGTCCGACCAGGTGTTGCCGCGACCGCTCTGGGCGATCTTCTCGCCTTCCTTCCAGTCGCCAAGGAACTTGCCGTCCTTGGGCCACTGGATGGTCTTGAAGTTGGCTTCCTCGATGGCCTTGGCCTGGGCGGCCGGCAGCGGCTTGCCGCTGGCGTCGGCTTGCGAGCAGGCTTCGTTGGCCGGGTCCTGCTGCAAGCGGGCGACCGTGGCGATGCCCTTGTCGCTGAAGGAGGCCTGCATCATCGCGGCGGCCTGGGCATCCAGCTCGGCCGGGCTGGGGCCGGTCGCGCAGGCGGCCAGCAGCAGGGCGGCGGGGAGGGTGGCGATCAGGAATCTCATGGTGCGTCTCCTCAGCGCTTGATCGCCGGGGCGATCGATTCGGCGCCCTTGGCATTCAGGCCCATGTAGCTCGACAGGGCGATCGTGACGTCCGAGCCGAAGCCCGGGTAGGGGAAGCGCTGCTGGCGGAAGCAGTCGTTCAGGCGGCGCTGCATGCCCCAAAGCTGGCCGGCCGACACGCGGTAGGCCGGCCAGGCGGCGAAGCCGATGCCGTCGCCCGGGTTCTTGCGCAGGTCCGGCAGGTCCTGCAGGCGGATGCGCTGGCCTTCGGCGCCGTGGCAGGTCGCGCAGGCAAAGTCATAGGGGCCGCCACGGTAGAAGAAGGCGCGCTTGCCCAGTTCGTACATGCGCTGCTCTTCGGGATGCGCGTTCGGCAGGTTCATCTTCATGCCGCGCGATTCGGCGCTGATCCAGGCCACCAGGGCTTCGAGCGTCTTCTGCTCGCCCTTGCCGAAGTCGGTCTTGGCGATCTCGGCGGCGTTGAAGCCCTGCAGCGTCTCCATGCAGGTGAGCAGGCGCGACTCCAGGTCCTGCACCCGGTTCGTGTCGGCGAAATAGCGCGGCAGCGTCACGAAGACGCCCTTGACCACGCCCTTGCCCTGACCCAGGTCACAGCCTTCCAGGCTGGCCTTCTTGGGGCCGCGGGCTTCCTTCCAGAGCGACTCGCCCTTGAGCTCGAAGAGCTCGGCCGGGTTGCCGTCTTCGAGCATCTTGCGGTACTCGGCAATGCCGTCGGCGGCCGATTTGGCCGCCGGGGCCGACTGTGCGTCGGCCGGGGGGGCGCTGGTCAGCAGGGCCACGCCACCGGCCAGGGCCAGGCCGGCGCCGATCAGGCGCAGGCGCTGGTTCCGGATGTTCTTGGATTCAGCCATTCAATGTCTCCTCGTGCGGCCCCTGTCGGTCGGGGCGGGATGGACCGTCGTCATGGCGACGGTGCTCGGGCTCTCTGGGTCCCCCCTGCGAACGGAGTGGGGGCCGGACCGGCCGGCCCCCGCGGCGTCCCGATCAGGACACCGTGGCTTCGTCGGTGCGCGACTCGCCCTTGTTGTCCACCCAGCTCACGGCGATCTTGTCGCCGGCCTTCGCGCCCTTGACGGCGAACTGCAGGTAGGGGTTCTTCGAGATGGCGGGGCCCCACTGGGCGTCCATCACGACCTTGCCGTTGTGCTTGGCGGTGACTTGCTGGATGAACCAGGCCGGCACCAGGGCGCCCGAGGCGTCCTTGCGCTGGCCGGTTTCCATTTCGTGGCTCATCAGGACGCGGACGGTGGCTTTGTCGCCGGACATCTGCGCGCGGATCTTCATCGGATCGGCCATGGGGTAACTCCTTGAATCGGTGAAAAGCTCGGGGGTGTGGTCGGGAGGCTCAGTGATTGAGCCGGGGTTCCCACGGGCTCGCAGAGCTCGCCCGCTTCGTCAGGCGTTCAACCGTCCGCAAGGACGGTTTCACGTCCTGACTCAGCCACCACATCCACCCAGGGTGACCTTGACTTCCTTCTGGGCGAACAGCACCTTGCCGTCGGCCATCATGGCCACGGCATAGACGTTCGAGGACTGGCCCATCTTGGCGCGGGTCGAGACCGAGGCCTCGACGCTGTCGGTGACGTCGAACTTGGCGGTCAGGATCGAGGGGTTCTTCTCGATCAGGATCATCATGCTCTTCACGCCGGCCAGCGCGGTCGAGGCGCCCAGCGGCACCACGGCGCCGTTCTCGGCGATGTCCGGGCCGGTGATCGTCACATCCTTGCTCTCGACCGGGGCGCCGGCGCCCAGGGCCTTCATCAGATCGGCCATGGTCTTGGCGTCGAAGGCGGCCTTGTTGTAGTCGGCGGCCAGGGCGAAGCCCGGCAGGCTCATCAGCCCGGCTGCGGCCATCAGGCCGGCCACGGTGGCGCTGCGTTGCAGCATCTGTCGACGGTTTTGCATCGGGAACTCCTTGTCAGGACGGTCGGGTGGGGCGCGCAGGGCGCGCGCCCCGGGGCTCAGGGTTTGGCGGCTCCGCCAGCCAGCCAGGTCGCCATGATCTTGGCGTCGGCTTCACCCAGGTTCTGCGGCGGCATCGGGATCGCACCCCAGACGCCAGCGCCGCCCGCCCGGATCTTGCCAGCCAGATAGGCCACTGCGTCGGCGCGCGCGCCGTGCTTCTTGGCAATTTCACGGAAGGACGGACCCACCAGCTTGTTTTCAAGCCCGTGACAGGCCACGCAACTGTTCTTCTGGGCCAGGGACCAGGCCGCCGCGGCCTCTCCGCCGCCGCCAGCGGCCGCAGGCGCGGCAGCCACGGTGGCGACGACCGGGGCCATCACCGCCGTGCCCGGCTTGCGGGTGTCCACGCCCTTCTGGGCGCCGACGACGCGCTGCTGCTCGGCCAGGTTGCCGTGGTTGTCGCGGGCATGCTCGGGCAGGAAGGAGGCGATCTTGGTCTCCGTCGGGCAGTTCTTCATGCACGCGGAACCCTGCACGTCCGGCTTGCTGCTGCCGCCGAACTCCTTGCCCGGCCACAGGCCGTGGGCCGTGGTCTTGCCGGCCCGGTTGGGCAGGCGCTTCTGCACCTCGGCGATGTTCTTGTCGGACAGCACGAAGTCGTCCGGCAGGATGCCGCCCATGTTCAGCAGGTAGGCCGTGACGCCGTAGACCTCGTCGGGCTTGAGCGACTTCGGGTTGGTCCAGGGCATGGCGCGGTGGATGTAGTCCCACAGCGTCGAGACGCTGGAGACCTTCATCAGCGTGGTGCGGCCCGGGAAGCTGGAGTCGTTCAGGCGGGCGACGCGGCCGCTCTTCACATCCTCGGCCGAGGTGCCGCCGACCAGCGGCGAGAAGACCTCATTGCTTTCGCCGAAGACGCCGTGGCAGGACGCGCACTTGTTCTCCCACACGTCCATGCCCAGGTTCACCGAGCCCGAGCCCGGGGGCAGGCCCTTGAAGTCCGGACGGACATCGATGTCCCAGGCCTGCACTTCCTTGGCGGTCGCCGCGCGACCGATGCCGGAGAAGTCGGCGGGCGCCTTGGCCTGGGCCAGGGCCCCGCCGCAGGCGGCCAGCAGGGCCGCCGCCATCACGCTTCGATCAAGCCAGTTGGACATTCTTCACCTCGCCGCTTTCCTGCACGAGCCAGGTCTGGATCGCGTTGTTGTGATAGATCGAGCGCGAACCGCGCACCGCGCGCAGCGCGGTGTAGGTCGGCTGCACATGGCCGGTTTCGTCGGTCGCGCGGCTCATCACCAGCGCGGGCTTGCCGTCCCAGGTCCAGTCGGCGTTGAAGCGCGTCAGGCACTTGGACATCACTGGGCCCTGTAGGCGCGCGGGCTTCCAGTTGCGGCCGCCGTCCATCGACACATCGACCTTGGTGACCTTGCCGCGGCCCGACCAGGCCAGGCCCGAGACGTTGTAGTAGCCCTTGTCCAGCAGGGTCTGGCCGCCCGAAGGCGTGGTGACCACGCTCTTGACCTCATGGAGCGAGGTGTACTGGCGGTGCAGGCCGCCCGGCATCAGGTCGACATAGTGCATGACCTCGTCCTTGGCGCCGTAGGGCTGGTCGCCCACCTCGATGCGGCGCAGGTACTTGACCCAGCTCACGCCCTGCACGCCCGGCACCACCAGGCGCAGCGGGTAACCGTTCTCGGGGCGCAGCATCTCGC contains:
- the soxA gene encoding sulfur oxidation c-type cytochrome SoxA, whose amino-acid sequence is MAESKNIRNQRLRLIGAGLALAGGVALLTSAPPADAQSAPAAKSAADGIAEYRKMLEDGNPAELFELKGESLWKEARGPKKASLEGCDLGQGKGVVKGVFVTLPRYFADTNRVQDLESRLLTCMETLQGFNAAEIAKTDFGKGEQKTLEALVAWISAESRGMKMNLPNAHPEEQRMYELGKRAFFYRGGPYDFACATCHGAEGQRIRLQDLPDLRKNPGDGIGFAAWPAYRVSAGQLWGMQRRLNDCFRQQRFPYPGFGSDVTIALSSYMGLNAKGAESIAPAIKR
- the soxZ gene encoding thiosulfate oxidation carrier complex protein SoxZ, which translates into the protein MADPMKIRAQMSGDKATVRVLMSHEMETGQRKDASGALVPAWFIQQVTAKHNGKVVMDAQWGPAISKNPYLQFAVKGAKAGDKIAVSWVDNKGESRTDEATVS
- the soxX gene encoding sulfur oxidation c-type cytochrome SoxX, which produces MRFLIATLPAALLLAACATGPSPAELDAQAAAMMQASFSDKGIATVARLQQDPANEACSQADASGKPLPAAQAKAIEEANFKTIQWPKDGKFLGDWKEGEKIAQSGRGNTWSDKAGSANGGNCYNCHQISKAELSFGTIGPSLYQYGKLRGVADPADPASKAIVEYTWGKLWNAKAYNACSAMPRAGHAGILDEQQIKHVMALLLDPKSPVNQ
- a CDS encoding c-type cytochrome translates to MSNWLDRSVMAAALLAACGGALAQAKAPADFSGIGRAATAKEVQAWDIDVRPDFKGLPPGSGSVNLGMDVWENKCASCHGVFGESNEVFSPLVGGTSAEDVKSGRVARLNDSSFPGRTTLMKVSSVSTLWDYIHRAMPWTNPKSLKPDEVYGVTAYLLNMGGILPDDFVLSDKNIAEVQKRLPNRAGKTTAHGLWPGKEFGGSSKPDVQGSACMKNCPTETKIASFLPEHARDNHGNLAEQQRVVGAQKGVDTRKPGTAVMAPVVATVAAAPAAAGGGGEAAAAWSLAQKNSCVACHGLENKLVGPSFREIAKKHGARADAVAYLAGKIRAGGAGVWGAIPMPPQNLGEADAKIMATWLAGGAAKP
- the soxY gene encoding thiosulfate oxidation carrier protein SoxY, translated to MQNRRQMLQRSATVAGLMAAAGLMSLPGFALAADYNKAAFDAKTMADLMKALGAGAPVESKDVTITGPDIAENGAVVPLGASTALAGVKSMMILIEKNPSILTAKFDVTDSVEASVSTRAKMGQSSNVYAVAMMADGKVLFAQKEVKVTLGGCGG